The proteins below are encoded in one region of Paenibacillus albus:
- a CDS encoding cache domain-containing sensor histidine kinase, protein MKHRKSFAPLLPFKSIQSSISFAFSCLILVSITITSLASYQLAVYSAERNSEGYIEEIMKQVNTNIQSYVDNMENISLLAMTSKDVNYYISSNNFISNEDRRAYEKRISDLFQAILYTRKDIASLMVFGYNGRVVSDRRITSLNPYAVLTDQAWYRNAKTAGGKSVLSAPHVQNMIQNEYRWVVSLSRELKNSDGITGEGIFLVDLNLSVITDLCSQINLGKKGYMFIVDNDGNIVYHPKQQLIYSNLRTEQIDRVKEAASGTVFSVNDKEGKRSYTVQDTNFGWKIVGVAYANDLISNKGDIRQTFLLYASAGLIVSLLLSIAISHRLSRPIRTLQRDMKAVERGNFDTQTTVREQNEIGQLGHTFNMMVGQIKRLMQEIIHTQENKRKSELQLLQSQINPHFLYNTLDSIVWMAEQKQHEQVVLMTSALAKLFRASIAKDTELVSIRVDAEHITNYLLIQKMRYESQLEYQIDFDRAIFPYKTLKILLQPFVENAIYHGLRNKPDKGTVTVRGYESNGNIVFEVEDDGLGMTEEQLERIWKPAPVAADEVLTISPKGIGIHNVDERIKLYFGNEYGVRIHSELDVGTCVTITIPKVK, encoded by the coding sequence ATGAAGCACCGTAAGTCATTCGCGCCTTTGCTTCCATTCAAGAGCATTCAGTCGAGCATCTCGTTCGCTTTCTCCTGCCTCATTCTTGTTTCCATTACGATAACGAGCCTCGCCAGCTACCAGCTCGCCGTGTATTCCGCAGAGCGGAACTCAGAAGGTTACATCGAAGAGATTATGAAGCAGGTAAACACGAACATTCAGTCCTACGTGGACAACATGGAGAATATCTCCCTGCTCGCGATGACGAGCAAAGACGTCAACTATTATATTTCGAGCAACAACTTTATTAGCAACGAGGACCGCAGGGCGTATGAGAAGAGAATCTCCGACTTGTTCCAGGCCATTCTCTATACGCGCAAGGACATCGCTTCTCTCATGGTGTTCGGATATAACGGCCGTGTTGTCTCCGATCGGCGCATTACGAGCCTTAATCCCTATGCCGTCCTCACCGATCAAGCCTGGTACCGAAACGCCAAGACGGCAGGCGGCAAATCCGTTCTGTCTGCCCCGCATGTGCAAAATATGATCCAGAACGAATATCGCTGGGTCGTCTCGCTAAGCCGGGAGCTGAAGAATTCGGATGGCATAACGGGGGAAGGAATTTTCCTCGTCGATTTGAACCTTAGTGTCATCACAGATCTGTGCAGTCAGATCAATCTCGGCAAGAAGGGCTACATGTTCATCGTCGATAATGACGGCAACATCGTCTATCATCCGAAGCAGCAGCTCATCTACAGCAACCTGCGCACGGAGCAGATTGACCGGGTGAAGGAAGCTGCAAGCGGTACGGTGTTTTCGGTGAACGACAAGGAAGGCAAGCGGAGCTACACCGTCCAGGACACCAATTTTGGTTGGAAAATCGTCGGGGTCGCTTACGCCAATGACCTCATCAGCAATAAAGGCGACATCCGCCAAACCTTCCTGCTGTACGCCAGTGCCGGACTGATCGTCAGCCTCCTGCTATCCATCGCCATCTCGCACCGGCTGTCTCGTCCGATTCGTACTTTGCAGCGCGATATGAAAGCGGTGGAACGAGGCAACTTCGACACGCAGACGACGGTGCGCGAGCAGAACGAAATCGGTCAGCTTGGGCATACGTTCAACATGATGGTCGGACAGATTAAGCGGCTCATGCAAGAGATTATTCATACGCAGGAGAATAAGCGCAAGAGCGAGCTGCAGCTGCTCCAGTCGCAGATTAACCCGCATTTTCTATACAATACGCTGGATTCGATCGTATGGATGGCCGAGCAGAAGCAGCATGAGCAGGTCGTCTTAATGACCTCCGCGCTCGCCAAGCTGTTCCGGGCAAGCATTGCCAAGGATACGGAGCTCGTCTCCATCCGTGTCGATGCCGAGCATATTACGAACTACTTGCTCATTCAGAAGATGCGTTACGAGAGCCAGCTGGAGTATCAGATTGATTTTGACCGAGCTATTTTCCCCTACAAAACGCTCAAGATCCTGCTTCAGCCCTTCGTCGAAAATGCGATCTACCACGGTTTACGCAATAAGCCGGACAAAGGCACGGTAACGGTTCGCGGATACGAGTCGAATGGCAATATCGTCTTCGAGGTCGAGGACGACGGGCTTGGCATGACAGAGGAGCAGCTTGAGCGGATATGGAAGCCTGCCCCCGTTGCCGCTGATGAAGTACTGACCATTAGTCCCAAAGGAATCGGCATTCATAACGTCGATGAACGGATCAAGCTGTATTTTGGCAACGAGTATGGGGTGCGAATTCACAGCGAGCTCGATGTAGGAACATGCGTCACGATTACGATTCCCAAAGTGAAATAA